In Daphnia magna isolate NIES linkage group LG6, ASM2063170v1.1, whole genome shotgun sequence, the following are encoded in one genomic region:
- the LOC116924355 gene encoding uncharacterized protein LOC116924355 → MKLVYLIQSLLFGVVVFGRAVEERIADPSDVVTDDAEQLPYRFRYNVANPISGDFKSQTEWRDGDGVVTGMYKVLQPDGCVRVVHYTADAMGFHPTVTYEGDCKRAGSINKADQAQSTHSAILSTEVIATPIRSSSAVLSSPAFNSVAAFIPSAEDRWTRWTGPVFGFTDSGSTVAEIGRRTCCNDFIANGTKPPLKMLSKPPSESEEIKVESQLPEAVITAIQLSAAASKTPGDDDVQSAQPQSVTAASIAVPSVLAGEVEISNVVPDSIASLLQSFDPIKTLDPLVRQQSPFSERTLKTEPDSSVTSPAVQDPATIVDDVEVAVSSDGTETELREPTPEVSAVPAEMAETLQSESIPQPEDVKIDLDESADDFTLQTKGDETVQPSKTLDDSNAVVQSDERQTEKERCFGTLAHSALANVQNLTAPLTQLISSSGHNLSNPVAVLLNTFNKNKLTVAPSTVSTVTDATALTTTVAPARQIDGETEDAAAEKTIVTPHHNAEAFAAADGVVSDLPAIAEDSQQTISEGPSVEAEQVSSKEESAELKPSVDHHLESVSVDVNDSAIVVESVPSTDFTRHSAEPVSASDVPVASGTIVYDSVPAVGPEGDAFESFKLAGLENQPPEQVQADVQDAFSLYVPIPTENEYAEADPAKENAESYYQNAETPVHLVAPESYASTVDPVPVIYSQLQTAPFYVHQPTPNVSPHAYPAPVRQSTVRTVDSVAAMPYGLRVHAFVPNYGTVGKAPPAYVYNQHRRQGQHYRRQPYLPQRPLVPAAPIRSSKKGEAYGMRYAAVRTSPMKSRYVVRLPAVKQPTPFYSTYVY, encoded by the exons ATGAAGCTCGTCTACTTAATCCAG TCGCTTTTATTCGGTGTGGTGGTGTTCGGTCGTGCAGTCGAAGAGCGAATAGCAGACCCAAGTGATGTCGTCACG GATGATGCGGAACAACTTCCTTATCGATTCCGATACAACGTAGCCAATCCGATCTCTGGCGACTTCAAAAGCCAAACGGAATGGCGCGATGGCGATGGTGTCGTCACCGGAATGTACAAAGTACTGCAACCTGACG GTTGCGTGCGAGTCGTTCATTACACAGCTGATGCAATGGGCTTCCATCCGACAGTGACCTACGAAGGAGATTGCAAGCGCGCTGGATCGATCAACAAGGCCGACCAAGCCCAATCGACGCATTCCGCAATCCTGTCAACTGAAGTGATTGCAACGCCCATCCGTTCGTCGTCGGCAGTGCTTTCCAGTCCCGCCTTCAACTCCGTGGCGGCTTTTATACCGTCCGCCGAAGACAGGTGGACAAGATGGACCGGGCCAGTATTCGGCTTTACCGATAGTGGCAGCACCGTCGCAGAAATTGGTCGTCGTACCTGTTGCAACGACTTCATCGCCAACGGAACCAA ACCTCCACTGAAAATGCTGTCAAAACCGCCGTCCGAAAGTGAAGAAATCAAAGTTGAAAGTCAATTGCCAGAGGCTGTTATAACTGCGATTCAACTGTCCGCGGCTGCTAGCAAGACGCCAGGTGATGACGACGTTCAAAGTGCACAACCACAGTCGGTTACTGCTGCGTCGATAGCCGTTCCATCCGTGTTGGCTGGCGAGGTCGAGATTTCCAACGTTGTTCCAGATTCCATTGCCAGCCTTTTACAGAGTTTCGACCCCATTAAGACGCTCGATCCTTTAGTAAGGCAACAATCTCCATTTTCCGAACGCACGTTGAAAACAGAACCGGACTCGTCCGTCACGTCTCCAGCTGTCCAAGACCCGGCCACGATTGTAGACGACGTTGAAGTGGCTGTTTCTTCCGATGGGACAGAAACTGAACTTCGTGAACCCACCCCGGAAGTTTCAGCAGTTCCAGCTGAAATGGCAGAAACGCTCCAATCCGAAAGCATCCCTCAGCCGGAAGACGTCAAAATTGATTTGGATGAATCAGCTGATGATTTCACGTTGCAAACGAAAGGTGATGAAACAGTACAGCCATCAAAAACGTTAGACGATTCAAACGCAGTCGTCCAATCCGATGAAAGGCaaacagagaaagagagatgCTTTGGAACATTAGCCCACTCCGCTCTGGCCAACGTCCAAAATTTGACGGCTCCCTTGACTCAGTTGATTTCGTCTTCGGGGCACAATTTATCGAATCCCGTCGCGGTTTTATTGAACACGTTCAACAAGAATAAATTGACCGTTGCGCCATCAACGGTTTCCACCGTGACTGATGCGACTGCACTAACCACCACCGTCGCTCCTGCCCGACAGATCGACGGTGAAACCGAAGACGCGGCTGCTGAAAAAACGATCGTGACACCTCATCATAACGCAGAAGCTTTCGCTGCAGCTGATGGAGTCGTTTCAGACCTTCCGGCCATCGCTGAAGACTCGCAGCAGACGATATCCGAAGGCCCATCGGTAGAAGCAGAACAAGTTTCATCAAAGGAAGAGAGCGCAGAACTCAAACCATCTGTCGACCACCATCTTGAAAGTGTAAGTGTCGATGTCAACGATTCAGCCATTGTGGTAGAATCTGTTCCATCAACCGATTTCACTCGTCATTCCGCCGAGCCCGTTTCAGCCTCGGACGTTCCTGTCGCTTCCGGAACGATCGTTTATGATTCGGTCCCGGCAGTGGGACCCGAAGGCGATGCATTTGAATCCTTCAAGCTGGCCGGCCTTGAAAACCAACCCCCCGAACAGGTTCAAGCTGATGTCCAGGATGCTTTCAGTTTGTATGTCCCTATCCCGACAGAAAATGAGTACGCAGAGGCCGATCCAGCTAAAGAAAATGCGGAGTCCTACTATCAGAACGCTGAAACTCCCGTGCATCTCGTTGCACCGGAATCCTACGCCAGTACTGTCGATCCTGTTCCAGTCATCTACAGCCAACTGCAAACCGCTCCATTTTACGTCCATCAACCGACTCCCAATGTGTCTCCTCACGCGTACCCAGCGCCCGTCCGTCAATCGACGGTACGTACTGTCGATTCCGTGGCCGCGATGCCTTACGGTTTGCGGGTCCACGCGTTCGTACCCAACTACGGGACTGTAGGCAAAGCTCCACCGGCTTACGTTTACAATCAACATCGTCGTCAAGGACAACACTACCGTCGACAGCCTTACCTGCCTCAGCGTCCTCTCGTTCCAGCCGCTCCCATCCGGAGCAGTAAGAAGGGCGAAGCGTATGGAATGCGCTACGCGGCCGTACGGACCTCACCCATGAAATCTCGTTATGTTGTTCGCCTTCCGGCTGTTAAGCAACCCACTCCGTTTTACAGCACCTACGTCTactaa